The DNA region TGTTCCTCTCCCACGCGGTGGGCCACCCACCAGGGCCAGCCGTGTCGTAAACCGCCTGACTCTGTCCGCCGTCATGCTTTTCATCCTTTGCAGCACCGTCGGCCTTGTCACCTGGCTCTGCCTCGGCCCTCGCCTCCCCGCTTTCCGCGTCCGGTCTTTCTCCATCTCGGGCTTCAACCTCTCCGCCGCACAGATCGCCGGCAAATACCATCTCGAACTCAGCATAACGAACCCGAACCCGAAGATAGACCTATCGTTCGACCATTTCAGCCCGTCCGTGGTGTACAGGGGCGTGTCCCTGTCGAAGAATGTCACTGGCCTGTCCCCGCAATTGCAGATCCTCGGGAACCAGGACTCCAAGCTCGAGCTCGAGATGAACACCGGCCGGCTGAAGGATAAGGCGAGGAAGAGGATCATCGGGAACTTAATTGGGGAATGGAGTAAAGGCGTCGTCCACCTTGGACGTGAAAATGACAGTGCGGGCGAATTTCAGGGCCGTGCGTTGGCTGACCAAGCAGAAAGTGCTCACTGTTGCATGTAAGAATCTGAACGTCGAGTTCGTGTCGGACACGGGGAAGCTCCGGGAGGGACGCATTAACGCTTGCATTGTCGATTTCGAGTAGTCTAATTTCGCATGAATTGTGCTTGATCGTGCCtttgatatattattagaGATAGATACATAGATATCTCTACTCTTATGTAAAGGAAACGCGGTGCGGTTGACACGGTACATTGTCTAAGATACCCTCTTTCGTATGGTGTAgaataaacattttttttttgcttgttATAGCAATAATTGCTATAGTGGTAAATTAGATATTAACCGCAGTTTCTCTCCTCCTCTTTTTCTCCACGCATGAATGACTTTATAACTTTAAATAggtttatttaatgaaaagtgaGTGTTGCACAGTGCTGTAAATTCTTACGTGTTGATCTAAATGTCACAAGTTCGATATCTAGTTTGTTTTATATATCGACCTAAATGTCGCACTAATTTGTTTAACGTCACCCGATTTTATCATTAAATAGGGACTGTCAGTTCACTTCGCACGTGTCCCATCCTGTTTCTTTAACTTCTTTTTTATCCCTTATTTTCCCGGCTCATTTGCGATGACCGTTCTCACCATTATTGATTAGTTGGTCGAATTGTTCCCACAATTCTCGATTAACACTGTCAAAATTACAcctcaatttttattaactaacataaaaatatttaactcAAGCCATATTTTACCGTgcatattttgaattttttttacaccATACATAAATAA from Punica granatum isolate Tunisia-2019 chromosome 3, ASM765513v2, whole genome shotgun sequence includes:
- the LOC116200542 gene encoding uncharacterized protein LOC116200542, whose protein sequence is MASYSNNNIVAARPPVPLPRGGPPTRASRVVNRLTLSAVMLFILCSTVGLVTWLCLGPRLPAFRVRSFSISGFNLSAAQIAGKYHLELSITNPNPKIDLSFDHFSPSVVYRGVSLSKNVTGLSPQLQILGNQDSKLELEMNTGRLKDKARKRIIGNLIGEWSKGVVHLGRENDSAGEFQGRALADQAESAHCCM